From the Lathyrus oleraceus cultivar Zhongwan6 chromosome 4, CAAS_Psat_ZW6_1.0, whole genome shotgun sequence genome, one window contains:
- the LOC127136331 gene encoding uncharacterized protein LOC127136331, whose product MTLTEYDIQHVTQKVVKGNVLSDYHAHQSLEDYQSMHFDFPDEDIMFIIDYNIPGPEEGPVSGPRWTLMFDGASNAQGNGIKAVITSTTGFHLPFTARLCFSCTNNMVEYEACIFGIKATIDLRIKILEVYGDSTLVIFQVKGDWEARDHKLIPYKGHA is encoded by the coding sequence ATGACCCTGACTGAGTATGACATCCAACATGTCACACAAAAAGTTGTCAAAGGAAATGTCTTATCCGACTATCATGCCCATCAATCTTTGGAAGATTACCAGTCAATGCACTTTGACTTCCCCGACGAGGATATTATGTTTATCATAGACTACAATATTCCAGGCCCTGAGGAAGGACCTGTATCAGGGCCCCGTTGGACACTCATGTTCGATGGTGCTTCCAATGCTCAAGGCAATGGAATTAAGGCAGTTATCACATCTACAACTGGTTTTCATCTACCATTCACTGCAAGATTGTGCTTCAGTTGCACTAACAACATGGTGGAGTACGAGGCATGCATATTTGGAATTAAAGCAACTATTGATCTAAGGATTAAGATCCTTGAAGTTTATGGAGACTCAACATTGGTAATCTTCCAGGTTAAAGGAGATTGGGAAGCTCGTGATCACAAGTTGATCCCTTATAAAGGGCATGCGTGA